One genomic window of Pocillopora verrucosa isolate sample1 chromosome 8, ASM3666991v2, whole genome shotgun sequence includes the following:
- the LOC131796975 gene encoding cornifelin homolog, giving the protein MSEKPGVGYNYMSEGQGAAAPPSYGMQQPPPQQGYPPAQQGYPPAQPGYPPAQPGYPQPVMAQPAPMQSTNTTVVVTQPTMVLQQGMRDWSTGLCGCFEDCYSLCMGWFCPCILLCDVSQRMGEGCCFATCCPGALLGLRIKLRAQQNIQGSLCNDFCVVQCCGVCALCQLSRELNHLGVNQ; this is encoded by the exons ATGTCTGAGAAACCTGGCGTTGGATATAACTACATGAGCGAGGGACAGGGGGCTGCAGCCCCCCCTTCTTACGGTATGCAACAGCCCCCACCGCAACAAGGATACCCTCCGGCCCAACAAGGGTACCCTCCCGCCCAACCAGGGTACCCTCCCGCCCAACCAGGGTACCCTCAACCAGTCATGGCCCAGCCGGCCCCCATGCAAAGCACTAACACAACTGTTGTGGTCACGCAACCGACAATGGTTCTTCAACAAGGGATGCGGGACTGGAGCACTGGTCTGTGCGGATGTTTTGAAGACTGCTACTCTC TTTGTATGGGCTGGTTTTGTCCATGTATTTTACTCTGTGATGTGTCCCAGAGAATGGGTGAAGGTTGTTGCTTTGCGACTTGCTGTCCTGGAGCTCTGTTGGGACTGAGGATCAAACTCAGGGCACAGCAGAACATTCAG GGCTCCTTGTGCAATGACTTCTGTGTGGTACAGTGCTGTGGAGTATGCGCCCTGTGTCAGCTGTCACGTGAGCTGAACCACCTGGGAGTGAATCAGTGA